A portion of the Ricinus communis isolate WT05 ecotype wild-type chromosome 10, ASM1957865v1, whole genome shotgun sequence genome contains these proteins:
- the LOC8259804 gene encoding cell division cycle 20.2, cofactor of APC complex, with translation MDPRWVYSSTKTHSRSPLQDRFLQRKNCENLDRFIPNRSAMDFDYAHYMLTEGRKGKENPTTVWNSPSRVAYQKQLADAFNINRTRILAFKNKPPAPIDPIPHELLSPSSSPSVHKPKTAKSRRHIPQSSERTLDAPEIVDDFYLNLLDWGSSNMLAIALGDTVYLWDASKSSTSELVTVNSEDGPVTSVSWAPDGRHIAIGLNSSDVQIWDHSANRQLRTLRGGHRLRVNSLAWNNYILSTGGMDGKIINNDVRIREHIVETYRGHQQEVCGLKWSASGQQLASGGNDNLLFIWDRLMTSSRSPTQWLHRIEEHRAAVKALAWCPFQSNLLASGGGGGDRCIKFWNSHTGTCLNSVDTGSQVCSLLWNQHERELLSSHGFTDNQLTLWKYPSMLKMAELKGHTSRVLFMAQSPDGCTVASAAGDETLRFWNVFGTPEGAKAAPKSNPEPFAHISRVR, from the exons ATGGATCCAAGATGGGTATATTCTTCTACCAAGACTCATTCACGAAGCCCTCTTCAAGACCGGTTTCTTCAAAGAAAGAACTGTGAAAAC ctGGACAGATTTATACCGAATAGGTCAGCTATGGACTTCGATTATGCACATTATATGCTGACAGAAGGGAGGAAAGGCAAAGAGAACCCAACTACCGTTTGGAATTCACCATCAAGAGTGGCATACCAGAAGCAGCTAGCTGATGCTTTTAATATCAACCGGACTCGAATTTTGGCCTTTAAGAATAAACCACCTGCTCCTATTGATCCAATCCCTCATGAGCTTTTGTCACCATCATCTTCACCATCTGTTCATAAGCCTAAAACTGCCAAGTCTCGGCGTCACATTCCTCAG AGTTCAGAGAGGACGTTAGATGCACCAGAGATTGTTGATGATTTCTACTTGAATTTGCTGGATTGGGGTAGTAGCAATATGCTTGCAATTGCTCTTGGAGATACCGTTTATCTTTGGGATGCTTCAAAAAGTTCTACCTCTGAACTTGTCACTGTTAATAGTGAAGATGGTCCTGTTACTAGTGTCAGCTGGGCTCCGGATGGACGTCACATTGCCATAGGCTTGAACAGTTCTGATGTTCAGATATGGGACCATAGTGCTAATCGCCAG CTAAGAACATTAAGAGGTGGCCATCGGTTACGAGTAAATTCACTAGCTTGGAATAATTACATTCTTAGTACTGGAGGAATGGATGgaaaaatcatcaataatGATGTGAGAATAAGAGAGCACATTGTTGAAACATATAGGGGACACCAACAGGAAGTTTGTGGACTGAAATGGTCAGCTTCAGGCCAGCAATTAGCAAGTGGAGGGAATGACAATCTTCTTTTCATATGGGATAGATTAATGACATCTTCGCGTTCACCAACCCAATGGCTCCACAGGATTGAAGAACACAGAGCTGCAGTGAAAGCCCTTGCTTGGTGTCCCTTCCAAAGCAATCTATTAGCGTCTGGTGGAGGTGGGGGTGACAGGTGCATAAAGTTCTGGAACAGTCATACTGGCACATGCTTGAATTCAGTAGACACAGGCTCGCAGGTTTGTTCTTTATTGTGGAACCAGCATGAGCGTGAATTACTAAGCTCCCATGGGTTTACTGATAACCAGCTCACTCTATGGAAGTATCCATCTATGTTAAAGATGGCTGAGCTAAAGGGCCATACCTCTAGAGTCCTCTTCATGGCTCAG AGTCCAGATGGATGCACAGTTGCATCTGCAGCTGGGGATGAGACACTGCGATTTTGGAATGTATTTGGAACTCCAGAAGGGGCAAAAGCTGCACCAAAATCAAACCCTGAGCCATTTGCCCATATATCTCGTGTCCGTTGA
- the LOC8259801 gene encoding calcium-dependent protein kinase 2-like, with the protein MGNACSGNCSFFKSTFSDAILCWEYDHDLLPDTSNAEPVDENPPSVGEREPPRPTVMKINNAILQPKTKHFNEIFNLGRVFGEGSSGAVFLCVEKATSRQYACKVIEKANLTRTEHVKALVGEIQIMRHLEGNPNVASIQDAYEDSEAVYIVMELCRGGELFDRMKKRGRCTETEAAELIRTIVTVVQSLHSSGVMHKDLKPDNFLFLNEEQNSPLKVIDFGLSTFFKPGEKLSEPAGTPFYIAPEVLKKHYGPEADIWSAGVILYILLSGTPPFWAETKEMIYQTVLHEGLDLSSDPWPVISENAKDLVRRMLDRNPDTRITASEALSHLWFRTNGLQASKEP; encoded by the coding sequence ATGGGTAATGCTTGCTCGGGGAACTGCAGTTTCTTTAAATCAACATTCTCTGACGCGATCCTCTGCTGGGAATATGATCATGATTTACTTCCTGATACTAGCAACGCAGAGCCTGTCGATGAAAACCCACCTTCTGTCGGGGAAAGGGAACCTCCAAGACCAACGGTAATGAAAATAAACAATGCAATCTTACAGCCCAAGACTAAACATTTTAACGAAATTTTCAATCTGGGGAGAGTGTTTGGCGAAGGTAGCTCTGGTGCTGTGTTTCTTTGTGTTGAGAAGGCAACAAGCAGACAATATGCCTGCAAAGTGATTGAGAAGGCAAACCTGACCAGAACTGAACATGTAAAGGCTCTGGTGGGGGAAATTCAGATAATGCGTCATTTGGAAGGAAATCCTAATGTCGCATCAATACAGGACGCTTATGAAGATTCTGAAGCAGTATACATTGTTATGGAGTTATGTAGAGGTGGTGAGCTCTTTGATCGGATGAAAAAGCGGGGCCGATGCACAGAAACTGAGGCAGCTGAGCTTATCAGGACTATTGTTACAGTTGTGCAGAGTTTACACTCTTCAGGGGTTATGCATAAAGACCTTAAGCCggataattttctatttctcaaTGAAGAACAAAACTCGCCTCTCAAAGTAATAGATTTCGGATTGTCAACATTTTTCAAGCCAGGTGAAAAGCTTAGTGAACCTGCTGGTACCCCATTTTATATTGCACCTGAAGTTTTAAAGAAGCATTACGGTCCTGAAGCTGACATTTGGAGCGCTGGGGTGATTCTTTACATTTTGTTAAGTGGGACGCCTCCCTTTTGGGCGGAAACAAAGGAAATGATATACCAAACGGTTTTACATGAAGGTCTTGATTTGTCATCAGATCCTTGGCCTGTTATTTCAGAGAATGCTAAGGATTTGGTGAGAAGAATGCTTGATCGAAACCCCGATACTAGGATTACTGCAAGTGAAGCGTTGTCCCACCTTTGGTTTCGGACTAATGGTTTACAGGCCTCGAAAGAACCATGA
- the LOC8259802 gene encoding LOW QUALITY PROTEIN: calcium-dependent protein kinase 1 (The sequence of the model RefSeq protein was modified relative to this genomic sequence to represent the inferred CDS: inserted 1 base in 1 codon), with product MLTQIDTLLIQKDQTFYFRLGRKIDEGRYRSVFLCVEKATRKEYACKLMEKQKMITNKDVKDLMNEIQIMQQLTGNPNVTKIQEAYEDDESVYIVMELCKGGSLLDRIKKHGRYSETDAAKIIRTIAVVVQRLHSLGVMHRVLEPENILFLGEQEDSPLKIIHFGFSTFFKPSEKFSEIAGTLLYLAPEVLKTXYGPEADIWSIGVILYILLTGVPPFWAPTEKKIEEEVLHGDLDLSSDSWPDISEIAKELVRKKLDRNPATRITTSEVLCDTWVSSNIS from the exons ATGCTAACGCAAATAGACACTTTACTTATACAGAAAGACCAAACATTTTATTTCCGTCTGGGGAGGAAAATTGATGAAGGACGTTATCGTTCAGTGTTTCTTTGCGTTGAAAAAGcaacaagaaaagaatatgcCTGCAAATTGATGGAGAAGCAAAAAATGATCACAAACAAGGATGTGAAGGATCTGATGAATGAAATTCAGATAATGCAGCAGTTGACAGGAAATCCAAATGTTACAAAAATACAAGAGGCTTACGAGGATGATGAGTCAGTGTATATTGTTATGGAATTGTGCAAAGGTGGTTCGCTCTTGGATAGAATTAAAAAGCACGGCCGATATTCAGAAACTGATGCAGCTAAGATTATCAGGACTATTGCTGTAGTTGTTCAGAGGCTGCATTCTCTAGGGGTAATGCATAGAGTCCTTGAGCCAGAAAATATTCTATTTCTCGGTGAACAGGAAGATTCTCCTCTCAAAATAATCCATTTCGGATTCTCAACTTTCTTCAAGCCAAGTGAAAAATTTAGCGAGATTGCCGGTACCCTACTTTACTTAGCACCTGAAGTTTTAAAAA ATTATGGCCCTGAAGCTGATATATGGAGTATCGGAGTGattctttacattttattAACTGGGGTGCCTCCTTTCTGGGCTCCAACAGAGAAGAAGATAGAAGAAGAGGTTTTACACGGGGATCTTGATTTGTCATCAGATTCTTGGCCTGATATTTCAGAAATTGCTAAAGAATTGGTGAGAAAAAAGCTTGATCGAAACCCTGCCACCAGGATAACTACTAGTGAAGTACTGTGCGACACTTGGGTTAGTAGTAATATTTCATAG
- the LOC8259803 gene encoding myosin-binding protein 7, giving the protein MDLEVFSPTAAPSRPRDLVKCCNCGCSCSLVASSSPGSSWLRSVKRKFDEFEEGNRFFIPGFDLFSNPRVQIENECAALRETVSSQQQAIQDLYAELEEERNASSSAANEAMSMILRLQREKAEIQMESRQFKRFAEEKMAHDQQELLALEDILYKREQAIQSLTCEVQAYKHRMLSYGLTEAEVEGDKGERSGFSRNPSMAENLDAAQFEFPLYDYPPLKCSLNENPNALEAEGDDDVVDVEKYAFGETPRPRDHLKNLEYRINQMEKSPSSSQLDGEPSSAKNILEKVIVGHSPRLPRHNRVFSGDSSNSFMGMPREAGPDIANESPRFKFSNSFKKMDYVTHSEDHSNLRRVDNASDFGDDMSDRVYTIDSIHNGVPSNGFTEPKPGVGISEDYISTPRDILNRPDVSDPDIKKLYMRLQALEADRESMRQAIISMRTDKAQMVLLKEIAQHLSKEMSPERRMPVKKPSIVGTFSFMSIFKWIISFIFWRKKARRSRYMCGLSATNVGLLLLLDKGPRTRQWRCLTSTQV; this is encoded by the exons ATGGATTTGGAAGTATTTTCACCTACTGCTGCGCCTTCGCGGCCAAGAGATTTGGTGAAATGTTGTAATTGTGGGTGTAGTTGTTCTTTAGTAGCTTCTTCATCCCCGGGTTCTTCTTGGCTTCGCTCTGTAAAACGAAAGTTTGATGAGTTTGAGGAGGGTAATCGATTCTTTATACCTGGGTTTGATCTCTTCTCAAATCCACGTGTGCAAATTGAGAATGAATGTGCTGCACTACGGGAAACAGTTAGTAGCCAACAGCAAGCAATTCAGGATTTATATGCTGAACTGGAAGAGGAGAGGAATGCTTCTTCCTCAGCTGCAAATGAAGCAATGTCTATGATATTGAGGTTGCAAAGGGAGAAGGCAGAGATTCAAATGGAATCAAGGCAATTCAAGCGTTTTGCTGAGGAGAAAATGGCTCATGATCAGCAGGAGCTTTTAGCTTTGGAGGATATATTGTATAAGAGAGAGCAGGCTATTCAGTCACTTACTTGCGAGGTCCAGGCTTATAAGCATAGGATGCTGAGTTATGGGCTGACTGAGGCAGAGGTTGAGGGGGACAAGGGTGAGAGGAGTGGGTTTAGCCGTAACCCAAGTATGGCTGAAAATCTGGATGCTGCTCAATTTGAGTTTCCATTGTATGATTACCCTCCCCTAAAATGCAGTTTGAATGAGAATCCAAATGCTTTGGAGGCAGAGGGGGATGATGATGTTGTGGATGTTGAGAAATATGCTTTTGGTGAGACTCCTCGTCCTCGGGATCATTTGAAGAATTTGGAATATAGGATCAATCAGATGGAGAAGAGTCCCAGTAGCAGTCAATTAGATGGGGAACCCTCTAGTGCAAAAAATATTCTAGAGAAGGTGATAGTTGGCCACTCTCCCAGGCTGCCAAGACATAACAGGGTCTTCTCCGGGGATagttcaaattcttttatggGGATGCCAAGAGAAGCAGGTCCAGATATTGCCAATGAATCTCCTCGGTTCAAGTTTAGCAACAGCTTTAAGAAGATGGATTATGTTACTCATTCAGAAGACCACTCAAATTTGAGAAGGGTGGATAATGCATCAGATTTTGGAGATGACATGAGTGACAGAGTTTATACCATTGATTCTATTCATAATGGGGTACCATCTAATGGTTTTACTGAACCAAAACCTGGAGTTGGGATTTCCGAAGATTATATTTCCACTCCAAGGGATATATTGAATCGGCCTGATGTTAGTGATCCTGACATTAAAAAGCTGTACATGAGACTTCAGGCACTTGAGGCTGACAGGGAATCTATGAGGCAGGCAATTATTTCAATGCGGACTGATAAAGCACAGATGGTGCTGCTGAAAGAAATAGCTCAACATTTGAGCAAGGAAATGTCACCAGAAAGACGAATGCCTGTGAAAAAGCCATCTATTGTTGGAACCTTTTCATTCATGTCAATATTCAAG TGGATCATATCCTTCATTTTCTGGAGAAAGAAAGCTCGTCGAAGCAG GTATATGTGTGGGCTTTCAGCCACCAACGTTGGTTTGCTTCTGCTTTTGGACAAAGGTCCCCGTACAAGGCAGTGGAGATGTCTTACAAGTACACAAGTCTGA